The following are encoded in a window of Amaranthus tricolor cultivar Red isolate AtriRed21 chromosome 2, ASM2621246v1, whole genome shotgun sequence genomic DNA:
- the LOC130805662 gene encoding uncharacterized protein LOC130805662, whose translation MPKYAKFLKDLLSNKRKLEEEVINFPHQLSKIVQDNLLRKERDSGPFNLPVKLGHLEPKGALADLGASFNCNIKVLYGELEDIPIQVWHLVVPCDFVVMDMEEDPYTSLILGKATLKTLNALINYKDDTITVEVAKEVIDSEAASLVRGLMLKSPRGGLVG comes from the exons ATGCCCAAATATGCAAAGTTTCTCAAAGACCTCCTTTCAAACAAAAGGAAGTTAGAGGAGGAAGTGATCAACTTCCCTCACCAACTTAGTAAGATCGTTCAGGATAATCTACTAAGGAAAGAAAGAGATTCAGGGCCATTCAACCTACCAGTGAAGTTGGGTCATCTCGAACCAAAGGGGGCTCTTGCGGATCTTGGGGCTTCTTTCA ATTGCAACATTAAGGTGCTATATGGAGAGTTAGAAGACATTCCGATACAAGTTTGGCATTTGGTGGTGCCATGTGATTTCGTTGTTATGGATATGGAAGAGGATCCCTACACGTCTCTCATACTTGGAAAAGCAACCCTGAAAACCCTTAATGCTCTCATTAACTACAAGGATGACACCATCACAGTGGAGGTAGCAAAGGAGGTGATTGATAGTGAGGCGGCGTCTTTAGTAAGAGGATTGATGCTAAAATCCCCTCGAGGAGGTCTTGTGGGATAA